Proteins from a single region of Apium graveolens cultivar Ventura chromosome 7, ASM990537v1, whole genome shotgun sequence:
- the LOC141672010 gene encoding uncharacterized protein LOC141672010 isoform X1 — MSSSSSSASATAAAQSGSGGPHSLAFRVMRLCRPTFQVDTTPLRFDPFDLLAGEDLFDDSIADDNFSGLISAVDSKSNGPDSSSDLTYRTRLLLDHPSDAMGIPGLLVLPQSFGAIYLGETFCSYISINNSSNFEVREIHIKAEIQTERQRIMLLDTSKSPVESIRAGGRYDFIVEHDVKELGAHTLVCTALYTDSEGERKYLPQFFKFMVANPLSVRTKVRVVKDITYLEACLENNTKSNLYMDQVDFEPAQNWAGTLLNADLHHSQEADKIREVFKPPTLIRSGGGIHNYLYQLRMVSEGSPRTNVEGSNILGKLQITWRTNLGEPGRLQTQQILGSPIRHKEIDLQATDVPSVISLEKPFEVRLNLTNQTDRLLGPFEVWLSQSGLSSEQVVMVNGIQTMALPRLQPFGSSELHLNLIATKLGVQKITGIIVFDTSEKKTYDPMLNLEIFVDAN; from the exons ATGAGctcctcctcctcctccgccTCCGCGACGGCGGCGGCACAGAGCGGTTCCGGCGGGCCCCACTCACTAGCATTCAGAGTAATGAGACTCTGCCGCCCTACATTTCAAGTCGACACCACTCCTCTCCGTTTCGATCCTTTCGATCTTCTCGCCGGCGAAGATCTTTTTGATGATTCTATTGCTGACGATAATTTCTCCGGTCTAATCTCAGCCGTTGATTCCAAATCCAACGGTCCTGATTCTTCTTCTGATCTCACTTATCGTACCAGATTGTTACTTGATCATCCTTCTGATGCTATGGGCATCCCGGGTCTTCTCGTTCTCCCCCAATCTTTCGG GGCTATatatcttggggagaccttttGCAGTTATATAAGTATAAATAATAGTTCTAATTTCGAAGTTAGGGAGATTCATATTAAG GCAGAAATTCAAACAGAGAGGCAAAGAATAATGCTTTTAGATACCTCGAAATCACCTGTTGAATCGATTCGTGCTGGTGGGCGTTATGATTTTATTGTGGAACATGATGTTAAAGAACTCGGTGCACACAC GTTGGTGTGCACTGCTCTGTATACTGACAGTGAGGGAGAACGTAAATATCTCCCACAGTTTTTCAAGTTCATGGTTGCGAATCCACTTTCAGTCAGGACAAAG GTGCGAGTTGTGAAG GATATTACATATTTAGAGGCGTGTCTCGAAAATAATACAAAGTCAAATTTGTACATGGATCAAGTCGACTTTGAACCAGCTCAGAATTGGGCTGGTACACTTCTAAATGCTGATCTTCACCATTCACAAGAAGCTGATAAAATCAG AGAGGTGTTCAAGCCACCAACTCTTATTAGATCAGGGGGAGGAATTCACAATTACCTCTATCAACTGAGGATGGTATCAGAAGGATCTCCACGTACAAATGTAGAGGGCAGTAACATCCTTGGCAAACTCCAGATAACATGGCGTACGAATCTGGGCGAGCCTGGGCGCCTGCAGACACAGCAGATTCTTGGTAGT CCTATTAGGCACAAAGAGATTGATTTGCAAGCTACGGATGTACCATCTGTTATCAGCTTGGAAAAACCATTTGag GTACGCTTGAATCTCACAAACCAAACGGATAGGCTACTGGGTCCTTTTGAAGTCTGGTTATCTCAAAGTGGTCTAAGCAGTGAGCAAGTTGTCATGGTTAATGGCATCCAAACGATG GCACTACCTCGGTTACAGCCATTTGGGTCTTCAGAACTTCATTTG AACCTGATTGCCACTAAACTGGGGGTTCAGAAAATCACAGGCATAATCGTGTTCGACACGAGTGAGAAAAAAACATACGACCCTATGCTAAATCTAGAG ATATTTGTTGATGCAAATTGA
- the LOC141672010 gene encoding uncharacterized protein LOC141672010 isoform X2, protein MSSSSSSASATAAAQSGSGGPHSLAFRVMRLCRPTFQVDTTPLRFDPFDLLAGEDLFDDSIADDNFSGLISAVDSKSNGPDSSSDLTYRTRLLLDHPSDAMGIPGLLVLPQSFGAIYLGETFCSYISINNSSNFEVREIHIKAEIQTERQRIMLLDTSKSPVESIRAGGRYDFIVEHDVKELGAHTLVCTALYTDSEGERKYLPQFFKFMVANPLSVRTKVRVVKDITYLEACLENNTKSNLYMDQVDFEPAQNWAGTLLNADLHHSQEADKIREVFKPPTLIRSGGGIHNYLYQLRMVSEGSPRTNVEGSNILGKLQITWRTNLGEPGRLQTQQILGSVRLNLTNQTDRLLGPFEVWLSQSGLSSEQVVMVNGIQTMALPRLQPFGSSELHLNLIATKLGVQKITGIIVFDTSEKKTYDPMLNLEIFVDAN, encoded by the exons ATGAGctcctcctcctcctccgccTCCGCGACGGCGGCGGCACAGAGCGGTTCCGGCGGGCCCCACTCACTAGCATTCAGAGTAATGAGACTCTGCCGCCCTACATTTCAAGTCGACACCACTCCTCTCCGTTTCGATCCTTTCGATCTTCTCGCCGGCGAAGATCTTTTTGATGATTCTATTGCTGACGATAATTTCTCCGGTCTAATCTCAGCCGTTGATTCCAAATCCAACGGTCCTGATTCTTCTTCTGATCTCACTTATCGTACCAGATTGTTACTTGATCATCCTTCTGATGCTATGGGCATCCCGGGTCTTCTCGTTCTCCCCCAATCTTTCGG GGCTATatatcttggggagaccttttGCAGTTATATAAGTATAAATAATAGTTCTAATTTCGAAGTTAGGGAGATTCATATTAAG GCAGAAATTCAAACAGAGAGGCAAAGAATAATGCTTTTAGATACCTCGAAATCACCTGTTGAATCGATTCGTGCTGGTGGGCGTTATGATTTTATTGTGGAACATGATGTTAAAGAACTCGGTGCACACAC GTTGGTGTGCACTGCTCTGTATACTGACAGTGAGGGAGAACGTAAATATCTCCCACAGTTTTTCAAGTTCATGGTTGCGAATCCACTTTCAGTCAGGACAAAG GTGCGAGTTGTGAAG GATATTACATATTTAGAGGCGTGTCTCGAAAATAATACAAAGTCAAATTTGTACATGGATCAAGTCGACTTTGAACCAGCTCAGAATTGGGCTGGTACACTTCTAAATGCTGATCTTCACCATTCACAAGAAGCTGATAAAATCAG AGAGGTGTTCAAGCCACCAACTCTTATTAGATCAGGGGGAGGAATTCACAATTACCTCTATCAACTGAGGATGGTATCAGAAGGATCTCCACGTACAAATGTAGAGGGCAGTAACATCCTTGGCAAACTCCAGATAACATGGCGTACGAATCTGGGCGAGCCTGGGCGCCTGCAGACACAGCAGATTCTTGGTAGT GTACGCTTGAATCTCACAAACCAAACGGATAGGCTACTGGGTCCTTTTGAAGTCTGGTTATCTCAAAGTGGTCTAAGCAGTGAGCAAGTTGTCATGGTTAATGGCATCCAAACGATG GCACTACCTCGGTTACAGCCATTTGGGTCTTCAGAACTTCATTTG AACCTGATTGCCACTAAACTGGGGGTTCAGAAAATCACAGGCATAATCGTGTTCGACACGAGTGAGAAAAAAACATACGACCCTATGCTAAATCTAGAG ATATTTGTTGATGCAAATTGA